A section of the Hyalangium minutum genome encodes:
- a CDS encoding peptidylprolyl isomerase has product MRLSRLVGASALSFLLLAGCEKERQQGSGSKPASPAASGATASAAQGGTPVVTFEGGAITLEQLQSYIAQMNPQARSRLAAPEQRREYAEGLARFELFVAEARRRGLENDPEVQEAMRRAMVQQLLFKEFDEKAPPVTPEEISAFYEAHKAEFVQPARSRYSHLLVPAPQGSADRAAKKQKAQALLEKARKLQPLDFDAFDALIKEASGNPAATPAEADIQPVTPEQLKSRLGAEVAAAAAKLKQPGDLSGVVESSQGFHLIKLTDVKPEKNQTLESATPQVRARIARERRDARVSKFTEELQSRAGFRTDEAALQKLQVDPQAPQATTVGPAPGFLPAPPPTK; this is encoded by the coding sequence ATGCGCCTCTCTCGACTTGTTGGTGCGTCCGCCCTGTCGTTCCTGCTGCTCGCTGGCTGTGAGAAGGAGCGCCAGCAGGGCTCCGGCTCGAAGCCCGCGTCTCCCGCCGCCTCTGGCGCGACCGCCTCCGCGGCCCAGGGGGGCACGCCGGTGGTGACCTTCGAGGGCGGCGCTATCACGCTCGAGCAGCTCCAGAGCTACATCGCGCAGATGAACCCGCAGGCACGCTCCCGGCTGGCGGCTCCCGAGCAGCGGCGCGAGTACGCGGAAGGCCTGGCGCGCTTCGAGCTCTTCGTCGCCGAGGCGCGGCGCCGCGGGCTGGAGAACGACCCCGAGGTGCAGGAGGCGATGAGGCGCGCCATGGTGCAGCAACTGCTCTTCAAGGAGTTCGACGAGAAGGCGCCGCCCGTCACCCCCGAGGAGATCTCCGCCTTCTATGAAGCGCACAAGGCCGAGTTCGTCCAGCCCGCGCGCTCGCGCTACTCGCACCTGCTGGTGCCTGCGCCCCAGGGCAGCGCCGACCGGGCCGCGAAGAAGCAGAAGGCCCAGGCGCTCCTGGAGAAGGCGCGCAAGCTTCAGCCGCTGGACTTCGATGCGTTCGATGCGCTCATCAAAGAGGCCTCGGGCAACCCAGCCGCGACGCCGGCCGAGGCAGACATCCAGCCCGTCACCCCGGAGCAGCTGAAGTCCCGGCTGGGCGCGGAGGTGGCCGCCGCCGCGGCGAAGCTGAAGCAGCCGGGAGACCTCTCGGGCGTGGTGGAGTCCAGCCAGGGCTTCCACCTGATCAAGCTCACGGATGTGAAGCCTGAGAAGAACCAGACCCTGGAGTCCGCCACTCCGCAGGTGCGTGCCCGTATCGCTCGTGAGCGGCGGGACGCCCGCGTATCGAAGTTCACCGAGGAGCTCCAGTCGCGCGCGGGCTTCCGCACGGACGAGGCAGCGCTCCAGAAGCTCCAGGTGGATCCTCAGGCGCCCCAGGCCACGACGGTGGGCCCGGCCCCAGGCTTCCTGCCCGCGCCGCCGCCGACCAAGTAA